CGAAACTGGGCTCCAAAAAATTTACGGCGTTACTCATGCTTTGGTCCGGAGCATTTGTGCTCATCCACTTCTTCATAAAGAAGGATGCGAGCCTTCTTTTTCAACAAAGATGGGAAGTTTATGCTTATGGTTTTGCACTCGGACTCTTGACAACCGTGCTTCCGGCGTTCTTGACCACAGCAGGAATACAAAGGATCGGCTCGAACAAGGCATCCATTGCAGGAAGCGTAGGTCCTGTATTTACTTTATTCTTGGCTTCTTTTCTTTTAGGAGAAAAGATCACTTGGGAAAATTTAGCGGGAACAGCAATCGTTCTTTCAGGAGTATTCCTATTAGGAAGAAAGAAGCAGACGATCGCATCCTGATCTTTTACGCTTCGAATTCTACGATCGCCTGGATTCCTTTGTCGTTCTGTATTTGGAACCTTCCTCTCAATTGCTTGGAGAGTATTTGAACCAGAGTGAATCCAATTGTCCTAGGCGTACTCCAGATCTTCCAATCTTCGAAACCTTCTCCAAAATCTTGGATCTTCAGTCGAAATGTACCGTTGTTTCTTTCAAAACTGATAAATATCTCCGGGCTATTCTTTTCTTTGGATCCGTGAATGACTGCGTTAGACACTAGTTCGCTAAAGATCAAGGCGAGAGGGATTGCCTTTTCAATATTCAAACGAATACATTGCATGTCGTTTTGTATTTTCAGATTGGGAATACGATTTCTTTCGCGGATCCTAGCCAAGATCCCCGCCCCTACTTCGGAGAATACGATCTCGTTATAATTTTCTTCCTTATAAATTGCATTCTGCACTTCGGAGATGGAAAGCATTCTTCTATGGAATTCTTGCAATATCTTAGAGGCTTCCCCGTTATCTTGGCTATGCATTTCCACCAAGCCGGAAAGTACCTGCATATTGTTGCGAACTCTATGATGGATTTCCTTAATCAGATTATCTTTTTCTTCAGATTGCCCATAAAGAAGTTTAACGATCAGGATCGCAATACATGAGAACATGCAATGCAGCATGATCCTATCGACGAACACAAGAGTTTGAAATTCTCCTTTGGTATAAAGCCAGTACGCTTCTATCAGCAAGCACACAAGACAGTAAAGACTAACGAGTAGAGTCTTTTTGATATCGGTAAAATATAAGAAGAGAAGAATAAGAATAGCGACTGCATACGAACGCGCGTCCGTTTTGATCCCGATGACGATACCCATTG
This genomic window from Leptospira semungkisensis contains:
- a CDS encoding sensor histidine kinase, whose protein sequence is MFEKIDRLYINSDYLTRIRAKHLFFLNAFLLATSVIVIIFSLPKFRPGFTLVSFSCILSLILVYSKRYNWAVNITLGSCVLALTMGIVIGIKTDARSYAVAILILLFLYFTDIKKTLLVSLYCLVCLLIEAYWLYTKGEFQTLVFVDRIMLHCMFSCIAILIVKLLYGQSEEKDNLIKEIHHRVRNNMQVLSGLVEMHSQDNGEASKILQEFHRRMLSISEVQNAIYKEENYNEIVFSEVGAGILARIRERNRIPNLKIQNDMQCIRLNIEKAIPLALIFSELVSNAVIHGSKEKNSPEIFISFERNNGTFRLKIQDFGEGFEDWKIWSTPRTIGFTLVQILSKQLRGRFQIQNDKGIQAIVEFEA